Proteins from a genomic interval of Zingiber officinale cultivar Zhangliang chromosome 1B, Zo_v1.1, whole genome shotgun sequence:
- the LOC122046016 gene encoding uncharacterized protein LOC122046016 produces MATPGFGVSFPSPRSSGSSSSSSSAASSSSSSSSSSSSSSSASSSSSSSSSSSSSSSSSSSSSSSNSTSWSWSSTPSVTVLENAFKAQRLLSESITCGVMLLISLTFFIAATKNRLWHSNPTIEKTHKYLLAQMLGPLMNIATFYLLSKPLEKIYVVWGAILMIAQGTLFCIAEACTLNDSNSVKLLFIGMLTYNLVDVTSDIPQINGRTSRGFVINLWVIWGLIILKAAERFFSFEAAKRTYGLDSIYSVSNYLRYQDDQPPMTSDAADTVYKQGHKYIVSGEDRILFRMELKEENKMQMVPHKVPSDKKVITLDKLWDCQGDLLRHQMDLDGRFKDICLSFALMKLLRRRFLDNPNEELIKESKASILQDLMIKSKDDKSRVFRVIKTELGFLEDFFFSKYPIVFGYGLPICNYLLSLLLMAATGWIIVSTASLCQKNSDFYITYVLVAMILIMEITEITTYVLSDWTKVSLLIIYVQFPWLQQSYLVNTALKFFFRTKILQPVREKVDQFSLLRHYQHFPIQARSCRPTHAPIKVPEAVKATIVDCLRLSKVESQTVQVSNGEKSLERNGKKKELGWACELPTSTQTILVWHIATCYCETKKSSQTHEPSSPTSTYKEVATTLSNYCAHLVVYAPDLLPDRGNEAKLIFDEMISETDAVLKGAVDENEMWKKMMKGADEESNSKTAARMGVKLGKQLVDEIKKEEGKQLVDEIKKEEEIWKVLSEFWAEYILYLASSNNVQAHKEHLASGGEFITHLWVLLYHVGILERPEKAPNTERPADPKAPNTQQPDQKAPSIEQPEKDPNTDQGPETDPNTDQGPEN; encoded by the exons ATGGCGACTCCCGGCTTCGGCGTAAGTTTCCCATCCCCGCGGTCCTCTGGGtcgtcgtcctcctcctcctctgccgCATCATCGTCGTCCTcttcgtcctcctcctcctcctcctcctcctcggcatcatcatcatcatcttcgtcGTCATCATCCTCATCTTcgtcatcgtcgtcgtcctcATCTTCGTCGTCGAACTCGACGTCGTGGTCGTGGTCGTCAACGCCGAGTGTCACAGTTCTAGAAAATGCGTTCAAAGCGCAGCGACTGTTGAGCGAAAGCATCACCTGCGGCGTCATGCTACTGATCTCGCTCACCTTCTTCATAGCCGCCACCAAGAACCGGCTTTGGCACTCCAACCCAACCATCGAGAAAACGCACAAATACCTTCTCGCTCAGATGCTCGGGCCGCTCATGAACATAGCCACCTTCTACCTTCTCTCCAAGCCCTTGGAGAAGATCTACGTGGTGTGGGGGGCCATCCTGATGATCGCCCAGGGCACCCTCTTCTGCATCGCCGAAGCATGCACCCTCAACGACTCCAACTCCGTCAAGCTGCTCTTCATCGGCATGCTCACCTACAATCTGGTGGACGTGACCAGCGACATCCCCCAAATTAACGGCCGCACCTCACGGGGCTTCGTCATCAACCTGTGGGTCATTTGGGGGTTGATCATACTGAAGGCGGCGGAGAGGTTCTTCAGCTTCGAGGCCGCCAAGCGCACCTACGGGCTGGATTCCATCTACTCCGTCTCCAACTATCTGCGATATCAGGACGATCAGCCGCCGATGACGAGTGATGCCGCTGATACGGTTTACAAGCAAGGGCATAAATACATCGTCAGCGGAGAAGACAGGATTTTGTTTCGGATGGAGCTGAAGGAGGAGAATAAGATGCAGATGGTGCCTCATAAGGTTCCGAGCGATAAGAAAGTGATCACGTTGGACAAGTTGTGGGACTGCCAAGGCGACCTGCTCAGGCACCAAATGGACCTCGATGGCCGATTCAAAGACATATGCCTCTCCTTCGCCTTGATGAAGCTGCTCAGAAGAAG GTTTCTTGATAATCCTAATGAAGAATTAATCAAAGAATCTAAGGCATCGATCTTACAAGACCTCATGATAAAGTCGAAGGATGACAAGAGCAGGGTGTTTCGCGTGATCAAGACAGAGTTGGGGTTCTTagaagacttcttcttctccaagtaccCAATTGTCTTCGGTTATGGACTCCCCATCTGCAACTACCTCCTGTCTCTATTGCTAATGGCCGCCACCGGCTGGATCATCGTCTCCACTGCTTCTCTCTGCCAAAAGAACAGTGATTTTTACATCACCTATGTCCTCGTAGCCATGATCCTCATCATGGAGATCACTGAAATAACCACCTACGTCCTCTCCGACTGGACCAAGGTGTCCTTGCTGATCATCTACGTGCAGTTTCCATGGCTACAGCAATCGTACTTAGTCAACACGGCGCTCAAATTTTTCTTCAGGACAAAGATCTTGCAGCCCGTGCGTGAGAAGGTTGACCAATTTTCGCTCCTCAGACATTATCAGCACTTCCCCATCCAGGCTAGGTCATGCAGACCGACCCATGCACCCATCAAAGTGCCCGAAGCAGTCAAGGCGACGATCGTGGACTGTCTTAGACTAAGCAAAGTCGAGAGTCAAACTGTGCAGGTCTccaacggtgaaaagtcactgGAGCGAAATGGCAAGAAAAAAGAGCTAGGTTGGGCCTGCGAGCTCCCCACTAGCACTCAGACTATTCTGGTGTGGCACATCGCTACTTGCTACTGTGAAACAAAAAAATCATCGCAGACTCATGAACCTTCTTCGCCAACATCAACTTATAAGGAGGTCGCCACCACGCTATCAAATTATTGTGCGCACCTAGTGGTGTATGCGCCGGACCTGCTGCCGGATCGCGGCAACGAAGCGAAGCTCATTTTTGATGAGATGATCAGTGAAACGGACGCGGTGTTGAAGGGCGCCGTAGACGAAAATGAGAtgtggaagaagatgatgaagggggCGGACGAAGAATCGAATAGTAAAACAGCAGCAAGAATGGGAGTAAAGCTGGGGAAGCAGCTGGTGGATGAAATTAAGAAAGAGGAGGGGAAGCAGCTGGTGGATGAAATTAAGAAAGAGGAGGAGATATGGAAAGTGCTGAGTGAGTTTTGGGCAGAGTACATCCTGTACCTTGCTTCATCGAACAATGTTCAGGCTCACAAAGAGCATCTTGCTTCCGGAGGGGAGTTCATTACGCATCTCTGGGTTCTTCTGTACCATGTCGGCATTCTTGAGCGACCGGAAAAAGCTCCGAATACTGAACGACCTGCTGATCCAAAGGCTCCAAATACTCAACAACCAGATCAAAAGGCTCCAAGTATTGAACAACCAGAAAAAGATCCAAATACTGATCAGGGACCAGAAACGGATCCAAATACTGATCAGGGACCAGAAAATTAA
- the LOC121978699 gene encoding vascular-related unknown protein 1-like isoform X2, with amino-acid sequence MENSTHSSVDASSCSYEEESGWTTYFEDFMASEERRRAAGDSSSSVVVAGNSMISDAASCAPRIKTTKGQPPTAGLEVSEKYRKLSLKRRKGRRLLEDDALEDTASSPVNSPKEDGFVERASECTELKKRGLCLVPLSMIDFIV; translated from the exons ATGGAGAACTCAACCCACTCGTCGGTCGATGCCTCGTCCTGTTCCTACGAAGAAGAGAGTGGTTGGACCACCTACTTCGAGGACTTCATGGCgtcagaggagaggaggagagcggCAGGCGATTCCTCCTCCAGCGTCGTCGTCGCAGGCAATTCCATGATCTCGGATGCAGCTTCCTGTGCTCCGAGGATCAAGACGACCAAGGGGCAGCCGCCGACGGCGGGCCTGGAGGTGTCTGAAAAGTACAGGAAGTTGAGCTTGAAGAGGAGGAAGGGAAGGAGGCTGCTGGAGGACGACGCCTTGGAGGACACAGCAAGCTCCCCTGTTAACAGCCCCAAG GAGGATGGTTTTGTAGAGAGGGCGAGTGAATGCACGGAGCTGAAGAAGAGAGGGCTCTGTTTGGTCCCTTTGTCCATGATCGACTTCATAGTTTGA
- the LOC121978699 gene encoding vascular-related unknown protein 1-like isoform X1, with protein MENSTHSSVDASSCSYEEESGWTTYFEDFMASEERRRAAGDSSSSVVVAGNSMISDAASCAPRIKTTKGQPPTAGLEVSEKYRKLSLKRRKGRRLLEDDALEDTASSPVNSPKITPLSAIPSKKDQNQDTALEDGFVERASECTELKKRGLCLVPLSMIDFIV; from the exons ATGGAGAACTCAACCCACTCGTCGGTCGATGCCTCGTCCTGTTCCTACGAAGAAGAGAGTGGTTGGACCACCTACTTCGAGGACTTCATGGCgtcagaggagaggaggagagcggCAGGCGATTCCTCCTCCAGCGTCGTCGTCGCAGGCAATTCCATGATCTCGGATGCAGCTTCCTGTGCTCCGAGGATCAAGACGACCAAGGGGCAGCCGCCGACGGCGGGCCTGGAGGTGTCTGAAAAGTACAGGAAGTTGAGCTTGAAGAGGAGGAAGGGAAGGAGGCTGCTGGAGGACGACGCCTTGGAGGACACAGCAAGCTCCCCTGTTAACAGCCCCAAG ATCACTCCTTTGAGTGCAATCCCAAGCAAGAAGGATCAAAACCAGGACACTGCTCTG GAGGATGGTTTTGTAGAGAGGGCGAGTGAATGCACGGAGCTGAAGAAGAGAGGGCTCTGTTTGGTCCCTTTGTCCATGATCGACTTCATAGTTTGA